One region of Arvicola amphibius chromosome 3, mArvAmp1.2, whole genome shotgun sequence genomic DNA includes:
- the LOC119808688 gene encoding peptidyl-prolyl cis-trans isomerase NIMA-interacting 4-like, whose product MWPKWKCGSGKGGGAASGSDRVNKKAKGGGSAVKVRHILCEKHGKIMEAMEKLKSIMRFKEVSTQHSEDKGRQGGDLGWMTRGFMVGQFQEAAFALPVSGMDKPVFTDPPPKTKFGYHVIMVEGQK is encoded by the coding sequence ATGTGGCCGAAGTGGAAATGTGGTTCTGGAAAAGGGGGAGGTGCAGCCTCTGGGAGTGACAGAGTTAACAAGAAGGCTAAAGGTGGTGGCAGTGCAGTGAAGGTCAGACACATTTTATGTGAAAAACATGGCAAAATCATGGAAGCCATGGAAAAGTTAAAGTCTATAATGAGATTCAAAGAAGTGTCCACACAACATAGTGAAGATAAAGGCAGGCAAGGGGGTGACCTGGGTTGGATGACCAGAGGGTTCATGGTAGGACAATTTCAAGAAGCAGCATTTGCCTTGCCTGTAAGTGGGATGGATAAGCCTGTGTTTACAGACCCACCGCCTAAGACAAAATTTGGATATCATGTTATTATGGTTGaaggacaaaaataa